A genomic segment from Takifugu rubripes chromosome 20, fTakRub1.2, whole genome shotgun sequence encodes:
- the LOC101066517 gene encoding chromodomain-helicase-DNA-binding protein 1-like, whose protein sequence is MFNQSALERWGLRGIQLKSYQLDGVQWLSKCFQKQRGCILADEMGLGKTCQAISLLLYVSGALRNKGPFLVLSPLSVLENWRKEFKFAPSLKVLCYKGDKARRAELQTEMDSQGFDVLLTTYELCLKDASFLRRFTWAVLVVDEAHRLKNQFSKLHQSLKAFSVKFRLLLTGTPIQNNLQELYSLLNFIQPTTFKADNIDNFITSYCNLQHQPALAAELQERLEPFLLRRVKGEVDVEVPNKMELVIYHGMTALQKKYYKAVLMKDLEAFQNDHGHKNRLLNILINLRKCVNHPYLFDGVEPEPFEMGEHLIEASGKLSLLNNILSVLHKKGHRVLLFSQMTRMLDIVEDYMEYKDYSYERLDGSIRGEDRDQAVKNFSNNDIFAFLLSTKAGGVGLNLTAADTVIFIDSDFNPHNDLQAAARCHRIGQNRPVKIIHLIGRDTVEEIMYCRAVSKLNLTKTVIEDGRFSLLEQAESASAGLQLSEILTFGLDKLLSSEESSVQELNLEKILGPSRDGQWVNEDLTRRLSSSSEEEECSSSGQNHLYYFEGKDYSKVPSAADKVLFQMVMKEWMAEFLESKGSRTLRQRTVNPKKRKYVESQERDEPTAKRRNVQKKINNKKRSYEQASLGPFSFQAKKTKVERIQMRPCSVRLMRLPAHLKCHY, encoded by the exons ATGTTCAATCAGAGCGCCTTGGAGAGGTGGGGTTTAAGGG GGATCCAGCTGAAGTCTTACCAACTGGATGGTGTCCAGTGGTTATCAAAGTGTTTCCAGAAACAGCGGGGATGCATTTTAGCGGATGAGATGGGTTTAGGCAAGACATGCCAG GCGATCTCTCTGTTGCTATATGTGTCTGGAGCACTTCGGAACAAGGGTCCGTTCTTGGTGCTGAGTCCACTGTCTGTTCTAGAGAACTGGAGAAAGGAGTTCAA ATTTGCCCCCTCCCTGAAGGTACTGTGTTACAAAGGTGACAAAGCGAGACGGGCTGAACTTCAGACCGAAATGGACTCACAGGGGTTTGACGTTCTGCTCACTACATATGAG CTTTGTCTCAAGGATGCTTCGTTCTTGAGAAG GTTCACGTGGGCAGTGCTTGTTGTAGACGAAGCACACCGGCTGAAGAATCAGTTTTCAAAACTGCACCAATCTTTAAAAGCG TTCTCAGTGAAGTTCAGGCTCCTGTTGACCGGGACACCCATTCAGAACAACCTGCAGGAGCTCTACTCCTTACTGAACTTCATTCAGCCCACGACCTTTAAAGCAGATAACATAGATAATTTCATCACATCGTACTGTAATCTACAACACCAGCCTGCTCTTG ctgctgagctgcaggagcgcCTGGAGCCTTTTCTGCTTCGTAGAGTCAAGGGAGAAGTGGACGTTGAAGTGCCAAATAAGATGGAGCTGGTGATCTATCATGGCATGACTGCACTTCAGAAGAAATACTACAAGGCCGTTCTGATGAAAGATCTGG agGCATTTCAAAATGATCATGGCCACAAGAACCGGCTTCTGAACATCTTGATAAACTTGAGAAAATGCGTAAACCATCCCTACTTGTTTGACG ggGTGGAACCAGAACCTTTTGAGATGGGGGAGCATCTCATTGAAGCTAGTGGGAAACTTTCCCTTTTGAACAACATCCTGAGTGTCCTTCACAAAAA AGGCCACCGAGTCCTTCTGTTCTCTCAGATGACGAGGATGCTGGACATAGTTGAGGATTACATGGAGTACAAAG ATTACAGCTATGAGCGTCTGGATGGGTCCATCCGTGGGGAGGATCGAGACCAAGCAGTGAAAAACTTCAGCAACAATGACATCTTTGCATTTCTGCTCAGCACCAAAGCAG GGGGAGTGGGCCTGAATCTCACAGCTGCCGATACGGTCATCTTCATAGACAGTGACTTCAACCCTCACAACGACCTGCAGGCGGCTGCACGCTGCCACAGGATTGGACAGAACAG ACCTGTAAAAATTATCCACCTTATCGGGAGAGACACTGTGGAGGAAATAATGTACTGCAGAGCTGTGTCCAAGTTGAACCTCACCAAAACTGTCATCGAGGATGGACGGTTCTCTTTGCTGGAGCAGGCTGAGTCAGCTTCTGCTGGATTGCAG CTCAGCGAGATCTTGACGTTTGGTCTGGATAAGCTCTTGTCATCAGAAGAGAGCTCGGTCCAAGAACTCAACCTGGAGAAGATCTTGGGACCATCCCGTGATGGTCAGTGGGTGAATGAGGATTTAACCAGGCGGTTGTCAtcctcctcagaggaagaggaatgcTCCAGCTCTGGGCAGA ATCACTTGTACTATTTTGAAGGGAAAGATTATAGTAAGGTTCCCAGTGCTGCAGACAAAGTGCTGTTTCAAATGGTAATGAAAGAATGGATGGCTGAGTTCCTTGAATCAAAAGGGAGTCGAACTCTGCGCCAGAGGACTGTT AATCCCAAGAAGAGGAAATATGTGGAGTCTCAAGAAAGAGATGAGCCAACAGCGAAGAGGCGTAATGTGCAGAAGAAGATAAACAACAAAAA ACGAAGCTATGAGCAAGCCAGCTTAGGTCCTTTTAGTTTTcaagcaaagaaaacaaaagtagAGAGGATCCAGATGAGGCCTTGCAGTGTCCGCTTAATGCGCCTCCCAGCCCACCTCAAGTGTCATTATTGA